Proteins from a single region of Dehalococcoidia bacterium:
- a CDS encoding OB-fold domain-containing protein, translating to MVKQGVVPDELTGPFWEAANEGRLVIQNCTACDRLQNPPLPDCGGCGSGDNLEWKQMSGRGTIYNYCVVYDCPIRLLQEDQPYNLAVITLEEDPGVQMYSSLPGTPIDEVPVGGAVKVIFEATANGQKVPEWQVVG from the coding sequence ATGGTTAAGCAGGGTGTGGTTCCAGATGAGCTGACTGGACCATTCTGGGAAGCTGCGAACGAAGGCAGACTGGTAATACAGAATTGCACCGCCTGCGACCGGCTCCAAAACCCTCCACTGCCGGACTGCGGTGGATGCGGCTCGGGTGACAATCTCGAGTGGAAGCAGATGAGCGGTCGGGGCACGATATACAATTACTGTGTCGTGTATGACTGTCCGATCAGGCTTCTTCAGGAGGACCAGCCGTACAACCTGGCTGTCATCACGCTGGAGGAAGATCCTGGCGTCCAGATGTATTCCTCACTGCCAGGCACACCAATCGACGAAGTGCCCGTTGGTGGTGCCGTGAAGGTCATCTTCGAAGCGACCGCCAACGGCCAGAAGGTGCCCGAGTGGCAGGTTGTAGGCTGA
- a CDS encoding RNB domain-containing ribonuclease, translating to MQPGEIILVQLDAGPRLVRVIEPVGNRLRLAIGRNREARLSQSRVIYETGVTAAGFEAVEDFGLQSESALSDLDLGEVWDVVCDDGDALTLSDIGELYLGQEPSAQQSVAILLYVLDDDLLFVRDGTHFIPRDRETVEAMTDRRQRQQQRTADADELTGAFRDGHLPESLTEFQSQVLGQIRDFVLHGDDYSRAGFVKRFLENAGVRGRDLQRAAFDKLVALEVVDADEHLDLGRNDIPTEFAEQALEEAGRTDQAQLLADRDRSDLTGLLTITIDDADTRDRDDALSVETIETGLYRIGIHITDAGALIDAGSALDVEADRRMSSLYLPEQTISMLPAAVSAGSGSLNPGESRAAVSVLVDMTEDGDVNTWNVVKSVIRSDHALSYQEADSAIQDSSHPLHAELHTLHRLARSLRAARDAGGALSLDRDELSVKVNSCGTISVRVVPRLAPARGLIEECMVLCNSLLARYCVENELPAPFRSQALPDMSDIISQVPEGPLRAFLMTRRLTAATVSVKPGRHGGLGVDAYTQATSPLRRYPDLLVQRQISHHLRESGTLYDEEAVTSVAHRADMQIRQISRIENNRRSYFFLKWLDSRRMNTVAENGDAVHQAFVLENAGRRSALLELSEWPFRTLAALPGSVSAGSEVTLRLHGVDLWRRTAQFTFEE from the coding sequence ATGCAGCCAGGGGAAATCATCCTAGTCCAGCTAGACGCCGGTCCGCGCCTGGTCCGGGTTATCGAACCGGTTGGAAATCGCCTCCGACTTGCCATTGGCCGCAACCGGGAGGCCAGACTTAGTCAGTCGCGAGTAATCTACGAGACAGGGGTAACGGCGGCTGGGTTTGAGGCAGTAGAGGACTTCGGACTTCAGTCGGAGTCGGCACTCAGTGACCTTGACCTGGGGGAAGTCTGGGACGTTGTCTGCGACGACGGCGATGCCCTGACGCTTTCCGATATCGGAGAGCTCTACCTCGGCCAAGAGCCTTCAGCGCAGCAGTCGGTCGCGATTCTTCTCTACGTTCTCGACGACGACCTGCTGTTCGTCCGTGACGGCACTCACTTCATTCCCAGGGACCGAGAAACCGTCGAGGCAATGACCGATCGAAGGCAGCGGCAGCAGCAACGTACGGCAGACGCTGACGAGTTGACAGGCGCGTTCCGGGACGGTCACTTACCGGAGTCACTGACTGAATTTCAGTCCCAAGTCCTCGGACAGATCAGGGACTTCGTTCTGCACGGGGACGACTACTCGAGGGCTGGTTTCGTTAAGCGATTCCTTGAGAACGCAGGAGTGCGCGGTCGCGACCTTCAGCGCGCGGCATTCGATAAGCTTGTTGCACTTGAGGTCGTGGATGCCGACGAGCACCTGGACCTGGGTCGGAACGACATCCCAACCGAGTTTGCTGAACAGGCACTCGAGGAGGCAGGACGTACTGACCAGGCCCAGCTGCTGGCAGACCGTGACCGGAGCGACTTAACGGGCCTGCTGACGATCACGATTGACGACGCAGACACGCGAGACAGGGACGACGCTCTCTCTGTTGAGACTATTGAAACAGGCCTGTACCGAATCGGCATTCACATCACGGACGCGGGCGCCCTTATCGATGCGGGGTCAGCCCTCGATGTCGAGGCAGATCGCAGGATGTCGTCGCTGTACCTACCCGAGCAGACCATCAGCATGCTGCCCGCTGCAGTGTCCGCAGGCTCGGGAAGTCTAAACCCCGGAGAGTCAAGAGCCGCGGTCAGTGTTCTGGTCGACATGACTGAAGACGGGGACGTGAACACCTGGAATGTTGTGAAATCAGTCATTCGCAGCGACCATGCGCTGTCATACCAGGAAGCCGACTCCGCTATTCAAGACTCATCTCACCCGCTTCACGCTGAACTGCACACCCTGCACCGGCTGGCGAGATCACTGAGGGCTGCGCGAGACGCCGGCGGTGCGTTGAGCCTGGACAGAGACGAGCTATCGGTGAAGGTGAATAGTTGCGGTACAATCAGCGTACGAGTGGTGCCCCGGCTCGCGCCCGCTCGCGGCCTGATCGAGGAGTGCATGGTCCTGTGCAACTCACTGCTCGCACGGTATTGCGTCGAAAACGAGCTGCCCGCACCGTTTCGGTCTCAGGCGCTGCCGGATATGTCCGACATAATCTCTCAGGTTCCAGAGGGGCCACTTCGGGCATTCCTGATGACCAGACGACTGACAGCAGCCACCGTCAGCGTGAAGCCCGGACGACACGGAGGGCTGGGCGTCGACGCGTACACACAGGCGACGTCTCCTCTGAGACGTTATCCGGACCTGCTGGTCCAGCGTCAGATCTCACATCACCTGCGAGAGTCAGGAACACTCTACGATGAGGAGGCGGTTACCTCCGTGGCGCACCGGGCCGACATGCAGATCAGGCAGATCTCCCGGATTGAGAACAACCGGCGCAGTTACTTCTTCCTTAAGTGGCTGGACAGCCGCAGGATGAACACGGTGGCAGAGAACGGAGATGCTGTCCACCAGGCCTTCGTCCTGGAGAACGCTGGCCGTCGCTCCGCTCTCCTGGAACTTTCAGAGTGGCCCTTCCGTACCCTTGCCGCGCTTCCGGGCTCTGTGTCGGCAGGTTCCGAGGTCACACTTCGCCTGCATGGCGTGGACCTCTGGCGGCGTACAGCCCAGTTCACATTTGAAGAGTAA
- a CDS encoding LLM class flavin-dependent oxidoreductase gives MQVGFFTMPLHPPGSDITQTLEDDLHQIEVLDSLGYSEAWIGEHFTTVWENIPAPDMFIANALARTSNIKLGTGVTCMPNHNPFMIAHRIAQLDHMAKGRFQWGVGSGGFPGDFEVFGFDPRGDGHRRMTRDSIDLILEIWNDPKPGTYENEFWKFTIPEPVDDFGLRFHVTPYQKPHPPIGVAGVSPNSDTLILAGERGWIPMSINLVPSRILSTHWDAVEKGAENTGQTPNRADWRIAREIYVAETSEQAREEALNGVLRRDFEQYFLKLMPKLGMTDLFKVDPDMPDSDVDAEYLIDNVFVVGSPDEVTEKLGTLYDDVGGFGVLLAMGHEWQPYDSWVRSMELLVKEVVPRLPTPA, from the coding sequence ATGCAGGTCGGATTCTTCACTATGCCGCTGCACCCTCCGGGGTCTGACATCACGCAGACCCTTGAGGACGACCTCCACCAGATCGAGGTCCTCGACAGCCTGGGCTATTCAGAGGCGTGGATTGGCGAGCACTTCACGACAGTGTGGGAGAACATCCCGGCCCCTGACATGTTCATCGCCAATGCGCTGGCGCGCACGAGTAACATCAAGCTCGGGACCGGCGTGACCTGTATGCCCAACCACAACCCGTTCATGATTGCACACCGGATTGCCCAGCTAGACCACATGGCCAAGGGGCGGTTCCAGTGGGGAGTCGGGTCCGGTGGATTCCCTGGTGACTTCGAGGTGTTCGGTTTCGACCCTCGCGGTGATGGGCACAGGAGGATGACGCGCGACTCCATCGACTTAATCCTGGAAATCTGGAATGACCCAAAGCCCGGCACCTATGAGAACGAGTTCTGGAAGTTCACCATCCCGGAACCTGTGGATGACTTCGGTCTACGTTTTCACGTTACTCCCTACCAGAAGCCTCACCCTCCTATCGGAGTCGCCGGCGTGTCACCCAACTCGGATACGCTGATACTGGCTGGCGAACGGGGATGGATTCCCATGAGCATCAACCTCGTGCCGTCGCGAATTCTCAGTACCCACTGGGACGCGGTTGAAAAGGGGGCCGAAAACACGGGGCAGACTCCTAACCGGGCAGACTGGCGGATCGCGAGAGAGATCTACGTGGCCGAGACGTCCGAACAAGCCCGTGAGGAGGCATTGAACGGTGTGCTCAGGCGCGACTTCGAGCAGTACTTCCTGAAGCTCATGCCTAAATTGGGGATGACGGACCTGTTCAAGGTCGATCCTGACATGCCTGACTCGGACGTCGACGCAGAATACCTCATAGACAATGTGTTCGTCGTTGGAAGCCCAGACGAAGTGACTGAGAAATTGGGCACGCTCTACGACGACGTGGGAGGTTTCGGCGTACTGCTTGCGATGGGCCACGAATGGCAGCCATACGATAGCTGGGTGCGCTCCATGGAGCTCCTGGTCAAGGAGGTAGTTCCCAGGCTGCCGACCCCGGCATAA
- a CDS encoding M20/M25/M40 family metallo-hydrolase — protein MNSKDQSALDILKDLGERPAAPFHEEPVATYIFSRLADLGLSPLRDEFGNVIVHYSNSDADDPPIAFVAHMDHPGFEVDGVDEVGPVGVALGGVPEVSLSNPAEVLALMPDGRRVRGRTAELDVESRRVRFDLDEAVEIVPPVPVVFDLPDFELDGNFIRMRAADDLAGCAAALSAIERLVAVGAEASVYGVFTRAEEGGLFGARLMAEARTLPMETFVVSIESSPLIPGIEQGGGPVIRTGDALFTFDADAEQVMIVARESIRARNPDFKSQRQLMSGGVCEGTAFAVWGYRATGMAFPLGNYHNATTGIRDPNSGIGAEFIRVEDFLGGVELLAEAAVSVSKRHDSPARERVREVPADVRARMTRPTT, from the coding sequence ATGAACAGCAAAGACCAGAGCGCCCTGGATATTCTGAAAGACCTCGGAGAACGTCCTGCTGCGCCATTTCACGAGGAGCCAGTCGCGACATACATCTTTAGTCGGCTAGCAGATCTCGGCTTGTCCCCACTCAGGGACGAGTTCGGCAACGTCATCGTCCACTACTCTAACTCCGATGCAGATGACCCTCCGATCGCCTTCGTCGCACACATGGACCATCCGGGTTTCGAAGTTGACGGGGTGGACGAAGTTGGCCCGGTCGGTGTCGCGCTAGGTGGAGTCCCGGAGGTCTCCCTTTCAAACCCGGCAGAGGTACTTGCGCTGATGCCGGATGGCCGGAGAGTACGAGGACGAACGGCTGAACTAGACGTAGAGTCCAGGAGAGTCCGTTTCGACCTCGACGAGGCCGTTGAGATCGTTCCCCCGGTTCCAGTGGTCTTCGATCTGCCGGACTTCGAATTGGACGGCAACTTCATCAGGATGCGGGCCGCTGACGACCTCGCCGGATGTGCCGCGGCGCTTTCCGCGATCGAACGACTTGTCGCGGTCGGCGCCGAGGCCAGCGTGTATGGCGTATTCACCCGAGCAGAAGAAGGTGGACTGTTCGGCGCGCGGTTGATGGCAGAGGCGCGGACTCTCCCAATGGAGACCTTTGTGGTATCCATTGAGTCCAGCCCGCTGATCCCAGGAATAGAGCAGGGCGGAGGTCCTGTTATTCGCACGGGTGATGCACTCTTCACGTTCGACGCGGATGCAGAGCAGGTGATGATTGTCGCCCGCGAGTCTATCCGCGCCAGGAATCCCGACTTCAAGTCCCAGCGCCAGCTTATGAGTGGTGGAGTGTGTGAAGGGACCGCCTTCGCGGTCTGGGGCTACCGGGCTACGGGGATGGCGTTCCCGCTTGGAAACTACCACAACGCTACAACGGGAATTCGAGATCCCAACTCAGGCATAGGTGCTGAGTTCATTCGCGTGGAGGACTTCCTTGGTGGCGTCGAGTTGCTTGCTGAGGCCGCGGTCAGCGTCTCGAAACGCCACGACTCGCCTGCGCGGGAGAGAGTGCGGGAAGTCCCAGCCGATGTGCGTGCTCGTATGACGCGCCCTACGACTTGA
- a CDS encoding threonine/serine dehydratase: protein MNQRYQLNAPTLHDVIQAKGRIEGYVTRTPLHRYIGLEKLIGAEEVHVKHENHQRLGAFKMRGGINLLSQLSESELERGVATASSGNHGQSIAYAASVFGSKAYVAVPMNANPGKVASMRNLGAKVIHHGEYFDESREYIERLSKEEGYRYVHAVNEPNLIAGVGTYSLEILEDLPDVDVIVVPVGGGSGASGVCIVAKSINPDIQVIGVQAEQAPAVYLSWREGHIVEAPMRSSAEGLATGTGYELPLSILREHLDDFILVTEDEMNQAIVTHLEQTHNLVEHAGAASLAGAIKIKDRLEGKKVAIVLSGGNLSMEHLKIALKGI from the coding sequence ATGAACCAGAGGTATCAGTTGAACGCACCCACACTTCATGACGTTATCCAGGCCAAAGGGCGCATAGAAGGTTACGTAACCCGGACTCCGCTCCACCGCTATATCGGACTTGAGAAGCTGATCGGCGCGGAGGAGGTCCATGTCAAGCATGAGAACCACCAGCGTCTGGGCGCATTCAAGATGCGAGGCGGGATCAACCTGCTGTCTCAGCTCTCTGAGTCCGAGTTGGAACGCGGGGTCGCGACGGCATCCAGCGGCAACCACGGCCAGTCAATCGCATATGCTGCGAGCGTGTTCGGTTCGAAGGCGTACGTAGCCGTCCCAATGAACGCCAACCCCGGAAAGGTCGCCTCGATGCGCAATCTAGGCGCCAAGGTGATCCATCATGGTGAATACTTCGACGAATCACGGGAGTACATCGAGCGTCTGTCGAAAGAAGAGGGATACCGCTACGTCCACGCCGTCAATGAGCCAAACCTGATCGCTGGTGTGGGCACGTATAGCCTGGAGATCCTGGAAGACCTGCCAGACGTGGACGTCATCGTCGTCCCGGTTGGCGGTGGCAGTGGTGCGAGCGGCGTTTGCATCGTTGCGAAGTCGATAAATCCTGACATACAGGTAATCGGCGTTCAGGCCGAGCAGGCGCCCGCCGTGTACCTGTCGTGGAGAGAGGGGCACATAGTCGAAGCTCCCATGAGGTCATCAGCCGAGGGACTGGCCACGGGTACCGGGTACGAACTCCCCCTCAGCATTCTGCGTGAACATCTGGACGACTTCATCCTTGTGACAGAAGACGAGATGAACCAGGCGATCGTCACGCACCTCGAGCAGACTCACAACCTGGTGGAACATGCTGGCGCCGCGTCACTCGCGGGAGCGATCAAGATAAAGGACCGCCTCGAGGGCAAGAAGGTCGCGATTGTCCTGAGCGGAGGAAACCTCTCAATGGAACATCTCAAGATCGCCCTGAAGGGAATCTAG
- the ggt gene encoding gamma-glutamyltransferase yields the protein MATAAPSRPQIDTGRSTVYSSGGVVVSISPFAASAGAKVLADGGNAFDAAVAVAAVEAVTVPPACGVGGEPFVIMHDAKTGKVHGLTGSGRAPLAANRDFFVERGHNFMPLQGPLAAAIPGEVLAWEEIVERHGSRSLAQLLGPAIGYAEEGFPISDQLGGGFDVLNAKLAQFPDSRDIFTNDGSPLLAGQLLVQKNLAKTLRTVASGGAEAFYKGDIGREMARAIQAAGGLYTAEEIADHQNIWYEPPISTTYRGNTVYETAPPSQGLVLLEMLNILEGYDVSSLGFYNAEAVHTMVEAKKLAFADRNRYAGDPEFVSTPVDELISKRFATQRRQLITSQSGSYEAGPIATPIPGDGNTSYFCVVDAEGNALSFIHSLSMGFGSGFVAGNTGVLLNNRIGRGFSLVDGHPNVIEGGKRTMHTLNAYMVMRDDRPYLVGGTPGGDRQIAWNAQVITNVLDHGMSAQEAVEAPRWASFPSTDPHDVDKPFVIELEEGMEQADIDELEARGHTVEVNQGRAFGGSAKLIVIDPATGIRTAGSDPRTDGHAAPV from the coding sequence GTGGCTACTGCAGCACCATCAAGACCACAGATCGATACTGGCAGAAGCACGGTGTATTCCAGCGGTGGCGTGGTGGTTTCGATTTCGCCGTTCGCAGCCTCAGCCGGAGCAAAGGTCTTGGCAGATGGCGGAAACGCATTCGACGCCGCCGTGGCCGTGGCCGCTGTAGAAGCGGTCACCGTACCACCGGCATGTGGAGTGGGCGGCGAGCCGTTCGTCATCATGCATGATGCGAAAACGGGCAAGGTCCACGGTCTGACAGGGAGCGGACGCGCACCCCTGGCGGCCAATCGCGACTTCTTCGTCGAACGCGGTCACAACTTCATGCCTCTTCAAGGTCCTCTTGCGGCAGCGATCCCGGGGGAAGTTCTCGCATGGGAGGAGATCGTCGAGCGTCATGGCTCACGATCACTGGCACAGTTGCTGGGACCAGCCATCGGTTATGCCGAGGAGGGCTTTCCCATCAGTGACCAGCTTGGCGGTGGCTTCGACGTCCTGAACGCCAAGCTGGCTCAGTTCCCAGACTCAAGGGACATCTTCACGAATGACGGCAGCCCCCTGCTGGCAGGTCAGTTACTCGTGCAGAAGAACCTCGCCAAGACCCTGCGTACCGTCGCTTCTGGCGGTGCTGAGGCTTTCTACAAGGGCGATATCGGTAGAGAAATGGCGCGCGCCATCCAGGCCGCCGGTGGACTGTACACCGCCGAGGAGATAGCCGATCACCAGAATATCTGGTACGAGCCGCCTATCTCCACGACATATCGCGGCAACACTGTTTACGAGACGGCCCCGCCATCTCAGGGCCTCGTGCTGCTGGAAATGCTCAACATCCTGGAGGGTTACGACGTCTCAAGTCTCGGTTTCTATAACGCCGAGGCGGTGCACACTATGGTCGAGGCGAAAAAGCTGGCCTTCGCTGACCGCAATCGCTACGCGGGCGATCCAGAGTTCGTATCAACGCCCGTGGACGAACTCATCTCGAAGAGGTTCGCCACCCAGCGCAGGCAGCTGATAACTTCACAATCAGGCTCGTACGAAGCTGGCCCAATCGCCACGCCGATACCTGGCGACGGCAATACCAGCTACTTCTGCGTCGTGGACGCAGAGGGCAACGCTCTCTCATTCATTCACAGCCTGTCTATGGGATTCGGAAGCGGCTTCGTCGCAGGTAACACCGGCGTCCTGCTGAACAACCGAATTGGTCGTGGTTTCAGCCTTGTGGATGGACACCCCAACGTCATCGAAGGCGGCAAGCGCACCATGCACACGCTGAACGCGTACATGGTCATGCGCGACGACAGGCCCTACCTCGTGGGAGGGACGCCTGGTGGCGACAGGCAGATTGCGTGGAATGCGCAGGTCATCACCAATGTGCTCGACCATGGCATGTCGGCGCAGGAAGCTGTGGAGGCCCCCAGGTGGGCCTCATTCCCCAGCACCGACCCTCACGACGTAGACAAGCCGTTCGTGATCGAGCTGGAAGAGGGAATGGAGCAGGCCGACATCGACGAGTTGGAGGCCAGGGGCCACACTGTTGAGGTCAATCAGGGCCGCGCCTTCGGCGGTTCCGCGAAGCTGATAGTAATCGACCCCGCCACCGGCATCCGGACCGCAGGCTCCGACCCCAGAACCGACGGCCACGCCGCACCTGTGTAA
- a CDS encoding ABC transporter substrate-binding protein — protein sequence MATMGPEGSLVFADEDIDFPARVPKKTGCTDHDNNIRWGVDEGAIFWSAEEVAYEPGLATGWEFSDDLLQLTFDIRRGVQYHDGWGEVTGHDWKWAWETTMEQDSVFPIFLGRDHIDRIEVPDDYTVSMHLTKPNIFFLDTNIPSAGCGSVPFASKRRVDELGEEEAHTNLTGGTGPFKYTRFDSGDRAELEAVPGHWRNDSNYANVTMVEIQESATQVAALLVGEIDAAIVPVTQAERFEGSKVELRRQRGGGYQRLYAQGRFCMKVSLDGTVPVDPYPRPGYDPTKPWVGDCESPEEQENARKVRWAVSMSIDRQGIVDNILGGFGRQPGPAEMVGVTYDKYYLDKWAVPYDPDMARQYLVEAGYPDGFEMEMRCTTGHPLMVEMCEAIAKGITDIGIDVNVVTMAYSANRPCVVARECGNWWFRTGGEGLGLNPEIALLRRNSVRTFNPGFEIREQLEILAKIDACKNTECLDEFRDVHWDWWHHNQQIIGVVETFGLIGVNTEKIGEWEIPFGMGGLAAFDRIQKP from the coding sequence ATGGCTACCATGGGACCCGAGGGCTCCCTCGTCTTTGCGGACGAGGATATCGACTTCCCAGCGAGGGTCCCCAAGAAGACCGGCTGCACGGACCACGACAATAACATCCGTTGGGGCGTAGACGAAGGCGCCATATTCTGGAGCGCTGAAGAGGTCGCTTACGAGCCTGGCCTCGCGACTGGTTGGGAGTTCAGCGACGACCTCCTCCAGTTGACCTTCGACATCAGAAGAGGTGTCCAGTACCATGACGGCTGGGGAGAGGTGACAGGCCACGACTGGAAGTGGGCCTGGGAGACCACAATGGAGCAGGACTCCGTATTCCCAATCTTCCTGGGTCGAGACCACATAGACCGGATTGAAGTCCCTGATGACTACACCGTGTCCATGCACTTGACTAAGCCCAACATCTTCTTCCTGGACACCAACATACCCAGCGCAGGTTGTGGCAGCGTCCCATTCGCTAGCAAGAGGCGTGTGGACGAACTGGGTGAAGAGGAAGCCCACACCAACCTCACCGGAGGGACCGGACCCTTCAAGTACACGAGATTCGATTCGGGCGACCGCGCGGAGCTTGAAGCTGTGCCCGGTCACTGGAGGAACGACTCCAACTACGCGAATGTGACGATGGTGGAGATTCAGGAGTCAGCTACACAGGTAGCCGCGCTGCTTGTTGGAGAGATTGATGCAGCCATTGTTCCAGTAACGCAGGCGGAGCGCTTCGAAGGCTCGAAAGTGGAACTGCGGCGGCAGCGAGGTGGCGGCTACCAGCGCCTCTATGCACAGGGCCGCTTCTGCATGAAGGTGTCTCTCGACGGTACTGTGCCGGTCGACCCGTATCCGAGGCCCGGCTATGATCCCACCAAACCCTGGGTCGGTGATTGCGAGAGCCCCGAGGAGCAGGAGAACGCCAGGAAGGTACGCTGGGCCGTTTCGATGTCAATCGACCGGCAGGGAATCGTTGACAACATCCTGGGCGGGTTCGGACGGCAGCCTGGACCAGCCGAAATGGTGGGTGTGACCTATGACAAGTACTACCTGGACAAGTGGGCCGTCCCATACGACCCCGACATGGCCAGGCAGTATCTGGTTGAAGCGGGTTACCCTGACGGGTTCGAAATGGAGATGCGCTGCACGACCGGTCACCCGCTCATGGTTGAGATGTGCGAGGCGATCGCGAAGGGGATTACCGACATCGGGATCGATGTCAACGTCGTGACGATGGCCTACTCGGCGAACCGACCGTGTGTCGTCGCTCGTGAGTGCGGCAACTGGTGGTTCCGCACCGGGGGCGAGGGTCTAGGTCTGAACCCCGAGATCGCGTTGCTGCGCCGCAACTCTGTTCGCACGTTCAACCCCGGTTTCGAAATCCGCGAGCAGCTTGAGATCCTGGCCAAGATCGACGCTTGCAAGAACACCGAGTGCCTGGACGAGTTCCGAGACGTCCACTGGGACTGGTGGCACCACAACCAGCAGATTATCGGGGTTGTCGAGACATTCGGACTCATCGGTGTTAACACTGAGAAGATCGGAGAGTGGGAGATCCCGTTCGGTATGGGTGGACTTGCCGCCTTTGACAGGATCCAGAAGCCCTAG
- a CDS encoding ABC transporter permease, producing the protein MKAFLVRRAGMSLVTLLAVSMLVFMLARLQGDPRAVMLSDYTTNEQYEAWGREMGLDKPIAVQYVVYIGKVMKGDLGDSLLQDGTSVATLLWRRIPNTVQLAMAAFAVALILGIPLGVLAAVTRGSVWDYGARSFAIFGHSAPSFWVGLIFIVVFAVELGWFPTSRKVDWDSIVLPAMALGWGAAGGILRLMRSSMLEVLDSEYVKLAKAKGMSSVQVVWKHAFRNALIAPITAAGLLFAGLITGTVVTESVFAWPGLGLLAIQAVNKSDYPVLQGVILLVTFIYVLTALAVDLLYAYIDPRIKYN; encoded by the coding sequence ATGAAAGCCTTCCTGGTTAGAAGGGCAGGGATGTCCCTGGTCACCCTGCTGGCGGTCAGCATGTTGGTATTCATGCTGGCGCGCCTGCAGGGTGACCCTCGAGCTGTGATGCTCTCGGACTACACCACGAACGAGCAGTACGAGGCTTGGGGTCGCGAGATGGGCCTCGATAAGCCTATTGCGGTCCAGTATGTGGTCTATATCGGAAAGGTAATGAAGGGTGACCTCGGGGATTCACTGCTGCAGGACGGTACCTCCGTGGCCACTCTTCTCTGGCGCAGGATTCCCAACACCGTTCAACTTGCAATGGCCGCCTTTGCAGTCGCCCTCATCCTGGGCATCCCCCTGGGTGTGCTAGCGGCGGTCACGAGGGGTAGCGTGTGGGACTACGGAGCCCGCAGCTTTGCGATATTCGGACACTCCGCCCCGTCGTTCTGGGTAGGACTTATTTTCATTGTTGTATTCGCCGTCGAGTTAGGTTGGTTTCCGACGTCTCGCAAGGTGGACTGGGACAGCATTGTGCTCCCGGCTATGGCGCTCGGATGGGGTGCGGCCGGAGGCATTTTGCGCTTGATGCGCTCTTCCATGTTGGAAGTTCTCGACTCAGAGTACGTGAAGTTGGCCAAAGCAAAGGGAATGTCATCGGTGCAGGTAGTTTGGAAGCATGCCTTCCGCAACGCACTGATCGCGCCCATCACTGCCGCCGGTCTCCTTTTTGCGGGTCTGATAACGGGTACAGTAGTGACTGAATCTGTGTTCGCATGGCCGGGACTTGGCCTGCTCGCCATACAGGCTGTCAACAAGTCCGACTATCCAGTGCTGCAGGGAGTGATCCTGCTGGTGACGTTCATCTATGTGCTCACTGCGCTCGCTGTCGACCTCCTGTACGCATACATAGACCCGAGAATCAAGTACAACTAG
- a CDS encoding ABC transporter permease, with amino-acid sequence MPELRRWPVSSIIILGLFVIAAGGADWISPYELNEGELGDRHIPPMFFGGTAEHVLGTDYLGRDILTRTIYGARISLMVAAVVLGVGGLFGTVVGMISGYFGGWVDEIIMRVVDIKFSLPFILIALALALILGPSLPLLLGLLAFLIWGGFARQVRGEVLVLKEMDYVALAKVTGASTPRILYKHILPGVLNTIVVVATIQVGNIILAEASLSFLGAGVPPPTPAWGSMVALGRLYVVDAWWDSLAPGMVIALVVIAFTLLGDWVRDRMDPRLRQT; translated from the coding sequence ATGCCTGAACTGCGTAGGTGGCCGGTGTCCTCGATCATCATCCTCGGACTGTTCGTTATCGCTGCAGGTGGCGCGGACTGGATATCTCCATACGAACTCAATGAAGGGGAACTGGGAGACCGGCACATTCCACCAATGTTCTTCGGCGGCACCGCCGAGCATGTCCTGGGCACGGACTATCTGGGTCGGGACATTCTGACCCGCACGATTTACGGCGCTCGAATATCGCTGATGGTGGCTGCCGTGGTATTAGGAGTAGGGGGGCTATTCGGAACCGTAGTAGGAATGATCTCCGGCTACTTCGGAGGCTGGGTGGACGAGATCATCATGCGCGTCGTGGACATCAAGTTCTCACTGCCGTTCATCCTCATTGCGCTGGCCCTTGCGCTCATCTTAGGCCCGAGTCTGCCTCTACTTCTCGGACTTCTGGCCTTCCTGATATGGGGAGGATTCGCGCGTCAGGTTCGCGGCGAGGTGCTTGTGCTGAAAGAGATGGACTATGTCGCCTTGGCCAAGGTCACCGGCGCATCTACCCCGCGCATACTCTACAAGCACATACTCCCCGGCGTGCTTAACACGATCGTCGTTGTGGCGACGATCCAGGTTGGCAACATCATCCTAGCTGAGGCGTCGCTGAGCTTCCTCGGCGCCGGAGTGCCTCCACCGACACCAGCGTGGGGCTCTATGGTCGCTCTTGGCCGGCTGTACGTCGTAGATGCATGGTGGGACAGCCTCGCGCCCGGCATGGTCATCGCCCTGGTCGTCATCGCCTTCACTCTGCTCGGCGACTGG